The following are encoded together in the Equus quagga isolate Etosha38 chromosome 1, UCLA_HA_Equagga_1.0, whole genome shotgun sequence genome:
- the TEX48 gene encoding testis-expressed protein 48, producing MANKKDGDLGRRAWTCWPWGATEIGARGGLLYLGRGCPNKTPSTVNFQWASGIQTSEPTALIPFPPTAAHQNLASKIFCLCCRHCEEPQSIDDSKTSSQTQEQQSAIHSLQKDELGPQNPEHTTAASSLPPGRPLVHPAKTASAVSSSELEDLNIHDSQRGFYKRNLNRYSRDHWPFQPCLIGRP from the exons ATGGCCAATAAAAAAGATGGTGACCTAGGCAGAAGGGCCTGGACCTGCTGGCCATGGGGAGCTACAGAAATTGGGGCGAGAGGGGGGCTATTATACCTTGGAAGAGGCTGCCCCAATAAGACCCCCAGCACAGTAAATTTCCAGTGGGCGTCTGGAATTCAGACCTCAGAACCCACGGCCCTCATTCCTTTTCCTCCTACAGCAGCCCACCAAAACCTGGCCTCAAAGATCTTCTGTCTGTGCTGCAGACACTGTGAGGAGCCCCAGTCCATAGATGACTCCAAGACCTCCAGTCAAACCCAAGAGCAACAGTCAGCGATCCACA GTTTGCAGAAGGATGAACTTGGCCCACAAAATCCCGAGCACACTACAGCAGCCTCCTCTTTGCCTCCGGGACGACCACTGGTCCATCCAGCAAAGACAGCCTCCGCTGTCAGCAGCAGTGAGCTTGAGG atcTGAATATACACGATTCCCAAAGAGGTTTTTACAAGAGAAACCTAAACCGCTACTCCCGGGATCACTGGCCCTTCCAGCCCTGCCTCATTGGGAGACCCTGA